The proteins below come from a single Dinghuibacter silviterrae genomic window:
- a CDS encoding BamA/TamA family outer membrane protein has protein sequence MLARLCVCALLLLQTVVVSAQDTSTVVVRRIVLTGNKKTKSFIILREVPFRAGDRVPVAQLTGLLQKAHDQLMNTFLFINVVPGIMGWKDGALDVVFDLKERWYIFPIPYLKIIDRNFNQWWVEENHSLQRVDYGIHFSWYNMTGRNDKMHLYLESGYNRLVNLAYESPYLDRRLRQYFTFGALYNNAKQVNFATDSNKQVFFPDTTHLQDVFVHRTIQGSVGYVYRLGSTQKHSVQLTYTDEQLGDTINRLTGEKGYGSYFANNRTHVRYPELSYTYQYFGVDYIPYPLKGFTVFAQIDDKGLGISPDVDLWTLTLRGGYYRPLARRTFLGVEGTVVAKTPSAQPYAFTHLLGFGGLYLQGLEYYIVDGNFGALGRVTLRQKLVDHDFTTIFRGSRLYGTLPIRVFLKAYFNAGYASLSGPSYGSFLNNRFLYTEGIGLDVVTIYDLQLKIEFSWNQLGQSGLFLHNYKGF, from the coding sequence ATGCTCGCGCGGCTTTGTGTTTGCGCGTTGCTCCTGCTACAAACGGTCGTGGTTTCAGCGCAGGACACCAGCACCGTCGTTGTACGGCGGATCGTGCTGACCGGTAATAAAAAAACAAAATCCTTCATCATCCTTCGGGAAGTGCCCTTCCGGGCGGGCGATCGCGTGCCCGTAGCGCAGTTGACGGGTCTTTTGCAAAAGGCCCACGACCAGCTCATGAACACCTTCCTGTTCATCAACGTCGTGCCGGGGATCATGGGGTGGAAGGACGGGGCGCTGGATGTGGTCTTTGACCTTAAGGAGCGCTGGTACATCTTTCCCATCCCCTATCTGAAGATCATCGACCGGAACTTTAACCAGTGGTGGGTGGAAGAGAACCACAGCCTGCAACGGGTAGACTACGGGATCCATTTCTCCTGGTACAATATGACCGGACGCAACGACAAGATGCACCTGTACCTGGAGAGCGGCTACAACCGCCTGGTCAACCTGGCGTACGAAAGCCCCTACCTGGACCGGCGGTTGCGACAGTATTTTACCTTTGGCGCACTATACAACAACGCCAAACAGGTCAATTTCGCCACCGACTCCAATAAGCAGGTATTTTTCCCCGATACCACCCACCTCCAGGATGTTTTTGTCCACCGGACGATCCAGGGCAGCGTCGGGTATGTCTACCGCCTCGGGTCCACCCAAAAGCATTCCGTTCAGTTGACGTATACCGACGAACAACTGGGAGATACGATTAACCGGCTGACGGGGGAGAAGGGGTACGGGTCTTACTTTGCAAACAATCGCACGCACGTCCGTTACCCGGAACTCAGTTACACCTACCAGTACTTCGGCGTGGACTATATACCCTACCCGCTCAAGGGTTTTACGGTTTTTGCACAGATCGACGACAAGGGCTTGGGGATAAGTCCCGACGTCGACCTTTGGACGCTGACCCTGAGGGGCGGGTATTACCGGCCGCTGGCCCGCCGCACCTTCCTGGGGGTGGAGGGCACCGTGGTCGCCAAGACGCCCTCGGCCCAGCCGTATGCATTTACACACCTTTTGGGGTTTGGCGGCTTGTACCTGCAGGGGCTCGAATACTACATCGTCGATGGGAATTTTGGCGCCCTGGGCCGGGTGACCCTCCGGCAAAAACTCGTTGACCACGACTTCACCACGATCTTCCGCGGCAGCCGGTTGTACGGGACCCTGCCCATCCGTGTTTTCTTAAAAGCGTACTTCAATGCGGGCTACGCATCCCTGAGCGGACCGTCCTACGGGAGCTTTTTGAACAACCGTTTTTTGTATACGGAAGGGATCGGGCTGGACGTCGTTACCATATACGATCTACAGCTGAAGATCGAATTCTCTTGGAACCAATTGGGGCAAAGCGGGCTATTTTTGCATAATTACAAAGGTTTTTGA
- a CDS encoding NAD kinase, producing the protein MRIGIYTRGIEEDQLQDVQMLMDALSAHHITPVVYRPFYEQICERVRFPEPMEQFETFYDLDEQIECFISLGGDGTLLDTVTLVRDKKIPILGINFGRLGFLAGIGKEELTTAVASLINRTYVLDRRSLIHLDSDEPLFGEVPYALNEFAIHKKDTSPMIKIHTYLNGAFLNTYWADGLIVATATGSTGYNLSCNGPVIFPDAANFVITPVAPHNLNVRPIVVPDHNIISFEVEGRSDQFICVLDARKEVVSRQVQLAVKKESFSINLLRLNENTFLQTLRNKLSWGLDKRN; encoded by the coding sequence ATGCGTATCGGCATTTATACGAGGGGCATTGAAGAAGACCAGCTGCAGGATGTCCAGATGTTGATGGACGCGCTGTCCGCGCACCACATCACGCCCGTGGTCTACCGGCCTTTTTACGAACAGATCTGCGAAAGGGTCCGCTTTCCGGAGCCCATGGAACAATTCGAGACGTTTTACGACCTCGATGAACAAATAGAATGTTTTATCAGCCTGGGGGGAGACGGGACCCTGCTGGACACGGTTACCCTGGTCCGGGACAAGAAGATTCCCATCCTCGGGATCAACTTCGGCCGGCTGGGATTCCTGGCAGGCATAGGGAAAGAAGAGCTCACCACCGCCGTAGCCTCCCTCATCAACCGGACGTATGTCCTGGACCGACGCTCACTGATCCACCTTGATTCCGACGAACCCTTGTTCGGGGAAGTCCCTTACGCCCTCAACGAGTTTGCCATACACAAGAAGGATACGTCGCCCATGATCAAGATCCATACGTATCTGAACGGCGCCTTCCTCAATACGTATTGGGCCGACGGCCTGATTGTGGCCACCGCGACCGGTTCGACAGGGTACAACCTGAGCTGCAACGGTCCGGTGATTTTTCCCGACGCCGCCAACTTTGTCATTACGCCCGTGGCTCCCCATAACCTCAATGTCCGCCCCATCGTGGTTCCCGACCACAACATCATCTCCTTCGAGGTCGAAGGCCGCTCGGACCAGTTTATTTGCGTCCTGGACGCCCGTAAGGAAGTGGTCAGCCGGCAGGTCCAGCTGGCCGTCAAAAAGGAATCGTTTTCGATCAACCTCCTTCGCCTCAATGAGAATACCTTTTTGCAGACCCTCCGGAACAAGCTGTCCTGGGGCCTGGATAAAAGAAACTGA
- the porG gene encoding type IX secretion system protein PorG, protein MNRFVLLLLAVCLGSFAAKAQYEGFIHTGEIGITAGGASYFGSLNTNGDVTHSKMAFGAFFRKQFGDYVAVRLGGQYARVGYSDVYSKNAFQHTRNLSFNSDIWEMTLQGDFNFFRFNPVDPDERFTPYLTFGLGAFHFDPYAYLNGQKYYLRPLHTEGEGIIPGKKEYSTMAVCFPLGFGFKLALNESVNLGFEVLYRFTTTGYLDDVNGTYAGAAAFPALPNGEPSPAYLLQDRSYVYGAPIGEAGRQRGNGEKDSYATASLTLSFNLSSYRCPPVPK, encoded by the coding sequence ATGAACAGATTTGTACTCCTTCTACTCGCTGTTTGCCTCGGCAGCTTCGCGGCAAAGGCTCAATATGAAGGATTTATCCATACCGGTGAAATCGGCATCACGGCGGGGGGGGCCAGTTATTTCGGGAGCCTCAACACCAACGGGGATGTCACACATTCCAAAATGGCCTTTGGCGCCTTTTTCCGGAAACAATTCGGGGACTATGTCGCCGTACGCCTGGGTGGTCAATACGCCCGCGTCGGGTACAGCGACGTCTACAGCAAAAACGCCTTTCAACATACCCGCAACCTGAGCTTTAACAGCGACATCTGGGAAATGACCCTGCAGGGGGACTTCAACTTTTTCCGTTTCAACCCCGTCGATCCGGATGAGCGGTTCACGCCCTACCTGACGTTTGGGCTGGGGGCTTTTCATTTTGATCCTTATGCCTACCTGAACGGCCAGAAATACTACCTCCGGCCGCTTCATACCGAGGGCGAGGGTATCATCCCCGGCAAAAAGGAATACAGTACCATGGCCGTTTGTTTCCCGCTCGGCTTTGGGTTCAAGCTGGCGCTGAACGAAAGCGTGAACCTGGGCTTTGAGGTCCTTTACCGGTTTACGACGACCGGCTACCTGGACGACGTCAACGGCACCTACGCCGGTGCCGCGGCCTTTCCGGCTTTGCCCAACGGCGAACCGTCCCCTGCCTATCTTCTGCAGGACCGCTCCTATGTATATGGTGCCCCCATCGGCGAAGCCGGCCGTCAACGCGGCAACGGGGAGAAAGATTCCTACGCCACGGCATCCCTGACCCTCTCCTTTAACCTCAGCAGTTACCGCTGTCCGCCGGTACCAAAATAA
- the rplM gene encoding 50S ribosomal protein L13, translated as MSKQHFTTKHANAATVQHNWYVVDGTNQTVGRMCAKIAAVLRGKNKAYFTPHVDCGDFIVLINADKVKFTGNKLEEKEYIHYTGYPGGQKSELAKDLLKRRPEAVIETAVKGMLPKNRLGRKMFKKLFVYAGAAHPHGAQQPKALQF; from the coding sequence ATGAGCAAACAACATTTTACAACAAAGCACGCCAACGCGGCTACCGTCCAGCACAACTGGTATGTGGTGGATGGTACCAATCAAACCGTGGGCCGGATGTGCGCCAAGATTGCCGCTGTTCTTCGCGGGAAGAACAAGGCTTACTTCACCCCTCACGTTGATTGCGGGGACTTTATCGTGTTGATCAACGCCGATAAGGTGAAATTCACCGGCAACAAGCTGGAGGAAAAAGAATACATCCACTACACCGGTTACCCCGGGGGTCAGAAAAGCGAACTGGCAAAAGACCTCCTGAAGCGCCGTCCCGAAGCAGTGATCGAAACCGCTGTGAAGGGCATGCTGCCGAAGAACCGCCTGGGCAGGAAAATGTTCAAGAAACTGTTCGTATACGCCGGGGCGGCACACCCCCACGGCGCACAACAGCCCAAAGCGCTTCAATTCTAA
- the rpsI gene encoding 30S ribosomal protein S9 — protein MEKQKNAVGRRKEAVTRVFLSRGEGKITVNDKDYKVYFPLVYLQNQVEMPLKTVDALDKFDVKINATGGGIKGQAEAAKLGIARALCEVNPEFRPALKAAGHMTRNPAGVERKKPGRKKARRSFQFSKR, from the coding sequence ATGGAAAAACAAAAAAATGCAGTGGGTCGCCGTAAAGAAGCCGTCACCCGCGTTTTCCTGAGCCGGGGCGAGGGCAAGATCACGGTGAACGATAAGGACTATAAAGTCTATTTCCCGCTGGTGTATCTCCAGAACCAGGTAGAAATGCCGCTCAAAACCGTTGATGCGCTGGATAAATTCGACGTCAAGATCAACGCCACCGGTGGCGGGATCAAGGGTCAGGCCGAAGCCGCCAAGCTCGGCATCGCCCGCGCCCTTTGCGAAGTCAACCCGGAATTCCGTCCCGCGCTCAAGGCCGCCGGCCACATGACGCGTAACCCGGCCGGCGTTGAACGTAAGAAACCCGGTCGCAAGAAGGCTCGTCGCAGCTTCCAGTTCTCTAAACGTTAA
- the rpsB gene encoding 30S ribosomal protein S2: MENNTSLQQQLLDAGVHFGHLRKKWNPKMLPYIFAEKKGIHIIDLNKTVDSLQEAAAALKQIAKSGKKIMFVATKKQAKEIVTESAKRVNMPYVTERWLGGMLTNFATIRKSVKKMQSIEKMLGDGTFDSITKKERLTLSRDKDKMEKVLGGIAQLSRVPAALFLVDIGHEHIGLAEAKRLGITTFGMVDTNCDPNKVDFAIPSNDDATKSIAIITDYITAAIAEGLAERQAEKADEVEESEESEAGGPKFELGSEEERERGRRSGGPGANRGGGGRGPGGPGGPGGPGGGQRRRTSGAPGGGGGGRRPGGGGGGPRPGGPR; the protein is encoded by the coding sequence ATGGAGAATAATACGTCACTGCAGCAACAACTTCTGGACGCCGGCGTTCACTTCGGACACCTGCGCAAGAAGTGGAATCCCAAGATGCTGCCTTATATTTTCGCGGAGAAGAAAGGCATTCACATCATCGATCTGAACAAGACCGTCGACAGCCTTCAAGAAGCTGCCGCCGCCCTGAAGCAGATTGCCAAAAGCGGTAAGAAGATCATGTTCGTCGCTACCAAAAAGCAGGCGAAAGAGATCGTTACCGAAAGCGCAAAGCGCGTCAACATGCCCTACGTCACCGAGCGTTGGCTGGGGGGTATGCTCACGAACTTCGCCACCATCCGCAAGAGCGTGAAGAAAATGCAGAGCATCGAAAAGATGCTGGGCGACGGTACCTTCGACAGCATCACCAAGAAGGAACGCCTGACCCTTTCCCGGGATAAGGATAAGATGGAAAAAGTACTGGGTGGTATCGCGCAACTGAGCCGCGTACCCGCTGCGCTTTTCCTCGTGGACATCGGCCATGAGCACATCGGCCTGGCCGAAGCCAAGCGTCTTGGCATCACCACCTTTGGAATGGTCGACACCAATTGCGACCCGAACAAGGTGGACTTCGCCATCCCTTCCAACGATGACGCGACCAAGTCGATTGCCATCATCACCGATTATATCACCGCTGCTATCGCAGAGGGTCTTGCCGAAAGGCAGGCGGAAAAAGCCGATGAGGTTGAAGAATCCGAAGAATCCGAAGCCGGCGGTCCTAAGTTCGAACTCGGTTCCGAGGAAGAGCGTGAGCGTGGTCGTCGCAGCGGCGGTCCCGGTGCCAATCGTGGTGGCGGCGGTCGCGGGCCCGGTGGTCCTGGTGGACCCGGCGGTCCCGGTGGCGGCCAGCGTCGTCGCACCAGCGGTGCACCCGGTGGTGGCGGTGGCGGACGCCGTCCCGGTGGCGGTGGTGGCGGACCTCGTCCCGGTGGACCCCGTTAA